Proteins from a genomic interval of Bos mutus isolate GX-2022 chromosome 15, NWIPB_WYAK_1.1, whole genome shotgun sequence:
- the NEU3 gene encoding sialidase-3 isoform X1, with protein MALIPVGTQKYLLNKRRRPCGSHSYSLIIFTNDLEDKAWTTNEVMEEVTSCSFSSPLFQQEDKRGVTYRIPALIYVPPAHTFLAFAEKRSSSKDEDALHLVLRRGLRTGQSVQWEPLKSLMKATLPGHRTMNPCPVWERKSGYVYLFFICVQGHVTERQQIMSGRNAARLCFICSQDAGYSWSDVRDLTEEVIGPEVTHWATFAVGPGHGIQLQSGRLIIPAYAYYIPFWFFCFRLPYRARPHSLMIYSDDLGATWHHGRLIKPMVTVECEVAEVIGKAGHPVLYCSARTPNRHRAEALSIDHGECFQKPVLSHQLCEPPHGCQGSVVSFCPLEIPGGCQNLAGEDAPAIQQSPLLCSSVRPEPEAGTLSESWLLYSHPTNKKRRVDLGIYLNQSPLEAACWSRPWILHCGPCGYSDLAALENEGLFGCLFECGTKQECEQIAFRLFTDREILSHVQGDCSTPGMNSEPSKK; from the exons AGGTCATGGAAGAAGTGACATCATGCTCCTTCAGCAGCCCTCTGTTCCAGCAGGAGGACAAGAGAGGGGTCACCTACCGGATCCCAGCCCTGATCTACGTGCCCCCTGCCCACACCTTCCTGGCCTTTGCAGAGAAGCGCTCCTCGAGCAAGGATGAGGATGCTCTCCACCTGGTGCTGAGGCGAGGATTAAGGACTGGGCAATCAGTACAG TGGGAACCCCTGAAGTCCCTGATGAAAGCCACGTTACCTGGACACCGGACCATGAACCCCTGTCCTGTGTGGGAGCGGAAGAGTGGCTACGTGTACCTGTTCTTCATCTGTGTGCAAGGCCATGTCACCGAGCGTCAACAGATTATGTCAGGCAGGAACGCTGCACGCCTCTGCTTCATATGCAGCCAGGATGCTGGCTATTCATGGAGTGATGTGAGGGACCTGACTGAGGAGGTCATTGGCCCAGAGGTGACACACTGGGCCACTTTTGCTGTGGGGCCAGGTCATGGCATCCAGCTGCAGTCGGGGAGGCTCATCATCCCTGCATATGCCTACTACATCCCGTTCTGGTTCTTTTGCTTTCGGCTGCCATATAGAGCTAGGCCTCATTCCCTGATGATCTATAGCGATGACCTAGGAGCCACATGGCACCATGGCAGGCTTATCAAGCCCATGGTGACAGTGGAATGTGAAGTGGCAGAGGTGATCGGGAAGGCCGGCCACCCTGTGCTGTATTGCAGTGCCCGGACACCAAACAGGCACCGGGCAGAGGCCCTCAGCATTGACCATGGTGAATGCTTTCAGAAACCAGTCCTGAGCCATCAGCTCTGTGAGCCCCCTCATGGCTGTCAAGGCAGTGTGGTGAGTTTCTGTCCCCTGGAGATCCCAGGTGGATGCCAGAATCTTGCTGGCGAAGATGCACCTGCCATTCAGCAGAGTCCTCTGCTGTGCAGCTCAGTGAGACCAGAGCCGGAAGCTGGAACCCTGTCAGAATCATGGCTCTTGTACTCACACCCAACCAATAAGAAACGGAGGGTCGACCTAGGCATCTACCTCAACCAGAGCCCCTTGGAGGCTGCCTGCTGGTCCCGCCCCTGGATCTTGCACTGCGGGCCCTGTGGGTACTCTGATTTGGCTGCTCTGGAGAATGAGGGCTTGTTTGGGTGTTTGTTTGAATGTGGGACCAAGCAGGAGTGTGAGCAGATTGCCTTCCGCCTGTTTACAGACCGAGAGATCCTGAGCCACGTGCAAGGGGACTGCTCCACCCCTGGTATGAACTCTGAGCCAAGTAAAAAGTAA
- the NEU3 gene encoding sialidase-3 isoform X2, with the protein MWTHTELPPILAEVMEEVTSCSFSSPLFQQEDKRGVTYRIPALIYVPPAHTFLAFAEKRSSSKDEDALHLVLRRGLRTGQSVQWEPLKSLMKATLPGHRTMNPCPVWERKSGYVYLFFICVQGHVTERQQIMSGRNAARLCFICSQDAGYSWSDVRDLTEEVIGPEVTHWATFAVGPGHGIQLQSGRLIIPAYAYYIPFWFFCFRLPYRARPHSLMIYSDDLGATWHHGRLIKPMVTVECEVAEVIGKAGHPVLYCSARTPNRHRAEALSIDHGECFQKPVLSHQLCEPPHGCQGSVVSFCPLEIPGGCQNLAGEDAPAIQQSPLLCSSVRPEPEAGTLSESWLLYSHPTNKKRRVDLGIYLNQSPLEAACWSRPWILHCGPCGYSDLAALENEGLFGCLFECGTKQECEQIAFRLFTDREILSHVQGDCSTPGMNSEPSKK; encoded by the exons ATGTGGACACACACTGAGCTCCCTCCTATCCTTGCAGAGGTCATGGAAGAAGTGACATCATGCTCCTTCAGCAGCCCTCTGTTCCAGCAGGAGGACAAGAGAGGGGTCACCTACCGGATCCCAGCCCTGATCTACGTGCCCCCTGCCCACACCTTCCTGGCCTTTGCAGAGAAGCGCTCCTCGAGCAAGGATGAGGATGCTCTCCACCTGGTGCTGAGGCGAGGATTAAGGACTGGGCAATCAGTACAG TGGGAACCCCTGAAGTCCCTGATGAAAGCCACGTTACCTGGACACCGGACCATGAACCCCTGTCCTGTGTGGGAGCGGAAGAGTGGCTACGTGTACCTGTTCTTCATCTGTGTGCAAGGCCATGTCACCGAGCGTCAACAGATTATGTCAGGCAGGAACGCTGCACGCCTCTGCTTCATATGCAGCCAGGATGCTGGCTATTCATGGAGTGATGTGAGGGACCTGACTGAGGAGGTCATTGGCCCAGAGGTGACACACTGGGCCACTTTTGCTGTGGGGCCAGGTCATGGCATCCAGCTGCAGTCGGGGAGGCTCATCATCCCTGCATATGCCTACTACATCCCGTTCTGGTTCTTTTGCTTTCGGCTGCCATATAGAGCTAGGCCTCATTCCCTGATGATCTATAGCGATGACCTAGGAGCCACATGGCACCATGGCAGGCTTATCAAGCCCATGGTGACAGTGGAATGTGAAGTGGCAGAGGTGATCGGGAAGGCCGGCCACCCTGTGCTGTATTGCAGTGCCCGGACACCAAACAGGCACCGGGCAGAGGCCCTCAGCATTGACCATGGTGAATGCTTTCAGAAACCAGTCCTGAGCCATCAGCTCTGTGAGCCCCCTCATGGCTGTCAAGGCAGTGTGGTGAGTTTCTGTCCCCTGGAGATCCCAGGTGGATGCCAGAATCTTGCTGGCGAAGATGCACCTGCCATTCAGCAGAGTCCTCTGCTGTGCAGCTCAGTGAGACCAGAGCCGGAAGCTGGAACCCTGTCAGAATCATGGCTCTTGTACTCACACCCAACCAATAAGAAACGGAGGGTCGACCTAGGCATCTACCTCAACCAGAGCCCCTTGGAGGCTGCCTGCTGGTCCCGCCCCTGGATCTTGCACTGCGGGCCCTGTGGGTACTCTGATTTGGCTGCTCTGGAGAATGAGGGCTTGTTTGGGTGTTTGTTTGAATGTGGGACCAAGCAGGAGTGTGAGCAGATTGCCTTCCGCCTGTTTACAGACCGAGAGATCCTGAGCCACGTGCAAGGGGACTGCTCCACCCCTGGTATGAACTCTGAGCCAAGTAAAAAGTAA
- the NEU3 gene encoding sialidase-3 isoform X3, which yields MEEPGFPAEVMEEVTSCSFSSPLFQQEDKRGVTYRIPALIYVPPAHTFLAFAEKRSSSKDEDALHLVLRRGLRTGQSVQWEPLKSLMKATLPGHRTMNPCPVWERKSGYVYLFFICVQGHVTERQQIMSGRNAARLCFICSQDAGYSWSDVRDLTEEVIGPEVTHWATFAVGPGHGIQLQSGRLIIPAYAYYIPFWFFCFRLPYRARPHSLMIYSDDLGATWHHGRLIKPMVTVECEVAEVIGKAGHPVLYCSARTPNRHRAEALSIDHGECFQKPVLSHQLCEPPHGCQGSVVSFCPLEIPGGCQNLAGEDAPAIQQSPLLCSSVRPEPEAGTLSESWLLYSHPTNKKRRVDLGIYLNQSPLEAACWSRPWILHCGPCGYSDLAALENEGLFGCLFECGTKQECEQIAFRLFTDREILSHVQGDCSTPGMNSEPSKK from the exons AGGTCATGGAAGAAGTGACATCATGCTCCTTCAGCAGCCCTCTGTTCCAGCAGGAGGACAAGAGAGGGGTCACCTACCGGATCCCAGCCCTGATCTACGTGCCCCCTGCCCACACCTTCCTGGCCTTTGCAGAGAAGCGCTCCTCGAGCAAGGATGAGGATGCTCTCCACCTGGTGCTGAGGCGAGGATTAAGGACTGGGCAATCAGTACAG TGGGAACCCCTGAAGTCCCTGATGAAAGCCACGTTACCTGGACACCGGACCATGAACCCCTGTCCTGTGTGGGAGCGGAAGAGTGGCTACGTGTACCTGTTCTTCATCTGTGTGCAAGGCCATGTCACCGAGCGTCAACAGATTATGTCAGGCAGGAACGCTGCACGCCTCTGCTTCATATGCAGCCAGGATGCTGGCTATTCATGGAGTGATGTGAGGGACCTGACTGAGGAGGTCATTGGCCCAGAGGTGACACACTGGGCCACTTTTGCTGTGGGGCCAGGTCATGGCATCCAGCTGCAGTCGGGGAGGCTCATCATCCCTGCATATGCCTACTACATCCCGTTCTGGTTCTTTTGCTTTCGGCTGCCATATAGAGCTAGGCCTCATTCCCTGATGATCTATAGCGATGACCTAGGAGCCACATGGCACCATGGCAGGCTTATCAAGCCCATGGTGACAGTGGAATGTGAAGTGGCAGAGGTGATCGGGAAGGCCGGCCACCCTGTGCTGTATTGCAGTGCCCGGACACCAAACAGGCACCGGGCAGAGGCCCTCAGCATTGACCATGGTGAATGCTTTCAGAAACCAGTCCTGAGCCATCAGCTCTGTGAGCCCCCTCATGGCTGTCAAGGCAGTGTGGTGAGTTTCTGTCCCCTGGAGATCCCAGGTGGATGCCAGAATCTTGCTGGCGAAGATGCACCTGCCATTCAGCAGAGTCCTCTGCTGTGCAGCTCAGTGAGACCAGAGCCGGAAGCTGGAACCCTGTCAGAATCATGGCTCTTGTACTCACACCCAACCAATAAGAAACGGAGGGTCGACCTAGGCATCTACCTCAACCAGAGCCCCTTGGAGGCTGCCTGCTGGTCCCGCCCCTGGATCTTGCACTGCGGGCCCTGTGGGTACTCTGATTTGGCTGCTCTGGAGAATGAGGGCTTGTTTGGGTGTTTGTTTGAATGTGGGACCAAGCAGGAGTGTGAGCAGATTGCCTTCCGCCTGTTTACAGACCGAGAGATCCTGAGCCACGTGCAAGGGGACTGCTCCACCCCTGGTATGAACTCTGAGCCAAGTAAAAAGTAA